In Bacillota bacterium, a single genomic region encodes these proteins:
- the serA gene encoding phosphoglycerate dehydrogenase has protein sequence MIGEGIKIKVLVKEKIAQAGIDKLKAAGFKVDVKTDMSADELLDEIGKYDALVIRSATKVTEDVIERADKLKVIGRAGIGVDNVDLEAATKRGIIVANAPQSNIISAAEHTIALMMACARNIPQANASVKMGKWERNKFQGVEVYEKVLGIIGLGRIGTLVATRALGLGMRVLAYDPYVSKERFAQLGIERAGTVDDVLKEADFLTVHLPKTKETIGMIGDREFAMMKDGIRLVNTARGGIYQLEPLVNAIKTGKVAAIGVDVFDEEPPVGNPLLEFDQVICTPHLGASTVEAQDRAGTQIAEQVIAGLKGEFVSNAVNIPLVSVEAMEAVKPFLPLAEKLGKMFNKLAEEGIHSLDVEYVGPISKYDTKLLTIAVLKGVFDGVVEEQVNYVNAPVFAEERGIEVNESKKSSSQDYINVIRLKGRDGGDDVMVAGTLVGKKNQERFINIYKFDIDMVPSKYMAFFRYEDVPGMIGKVGTILGQHNINIANMQVGRKKLGGEALMGVNVDTPIPDEVIEEIKIAAGISFAKFMVL, from the coding sequence ATGATTGGGGAGGGAATTAAAATTAAAGTTCTGGTTAAAGAGAAGATTGCTCAGGCAGGAATAGATAAGTTGAAAGCCGCCGGTTTTAAAGTTGACGTGAAAACCGATATGTCGGCGGATGAGCTGCTTGATGAGATAGGCAAATATGATGCACTGGTTATTAGGAGTGCGACCAAAGTAACTGAGGATGTTATTGAACGCGCCGATAAGCTGAAAGTCATCGGTCGGGCCGGAATCGGTGTCGACAACGTTGATCTTGAAGCAGCAACAAAACGGGGCATCATCGTTGCTAACGCACCGCAGAGCAATATTATATCTGCGGCAGAGCATACAATTGCCTTGATGATGGCTTGCGCCAGGAATATCCCCCAGGCAAATGCATCTGTGAAGATGGGCAAGTGGGAGAGAAACAAGTTTCAGGGCGTTGAGGTTTATGAGAAGGTCTTGGGCATCATTGGCCTTGGCCGCATCGGAACCTTGGTAGCAACCAGAGCACTTGGTCTTGGTATGAGGGTGCTGGCTTACGACCCGTACGTGTCAAAAGAGAGATTTGCTCAACTGGGCATTGAAAGAGCCGGCACAGTAGATGACGTGCTTAAAGAGGCTGATTTTTTAACGGTTCACCTCCCGAAAACAAAAGAGACGATCGGCATGATCGGTGATCGTGAGTTTGCCATGATGAAAGACGGCATCAGGCTTGTTAATACGGCCAGGGGCGGCATTTATCAGCTCGAGCCTTTGGTTAATGCGATAAAGACAGGAAAAGTTGCGGCTATTGGCGTGGATGTTTTTGATGAGGAGCCACCTGTTGGCAACCCGCTGCTTGAGTTTGATCAGGTGATTTGCACGCCTCACCTCGGAGCATCCACTGTTGAAGCGCAGGATAGGGCGGGCACCCAGATTGCCGAACAGGTAATCGCGGGTCTAAAAGGCGAGTTTGTAAGTAATGCGGTCAATATCCCGCTTGTATCGGTTGAGGCGATGGAGGCGGTGAAGCCTTTCCTGCCGCTTGCTGAAAAATTAGGCAAGATGTTCAACAAACTTGCCGAGGAAGGGATCCACTCGCTGGATGTTGAGTATGTAGGCCCGATATCTAAATACGATACCAAGCTCTTGACCATAGCTGTTCTCAAAGGGGTCTTTGATGGCGTTGTTGAAGAGCAGGTTAACTATGTAAATGCGCCGGTTTTTGCTGAGGAGCGGGGCATTGAGGTCAATGAGAGCAAAAAATCTTCCTCTCAGGATTACATCAATGTAATCCGGTTGAAAGGACGTGATGGCGGCGACGATGTAATGGTCGCCGGTACGCTAGTTGGCAAGAAAAATCAGGAGCGATTCATTAATATCTATAAATTTGATATAGATATGGTTCCATCCAAGTATATGGCGTTCTTCAGGTATGAGGATGTCCCCGGCATGATCGGAAAGGTTGGAACAATACTTGGCCAGCATAACATCAACATCGCAAATATGCAGGTTGGCCGAAAGAAACTCGGCGGCGAGGCTCTGATGGGTGTAAATGTTGATACCCCAATACCCGATGAAGTTATCGAAGAAATAAAGATAGCCGCCGGCATTAGTTTCGCAAAGTTTATGGTGCTATAA
- a CDS encoding 2-isopropylmalate synthase, which translates to MTIDKNRIYLFDTTLRDGEQSPGISLSTREKLEIADQLAKLGIDVIEAGFPITSPGDFEAVSAIAEKVRKPVIAALARVIDADIDRAAEALKKAERPRIHTFVMSSDIQIERQLRKTREEVLKMAVAAVKRAKSYFEDVEFSPMDATRADFNFLCKLVEATIESGATVINIPDTVGYATPDEFGRLIADLFKAVPALNDVIVSVHCHNDLGMATANALAAIINGATQVEGTINGIGERAGNTALEEITMILDTRRQTLGKYTNIKTEEIAKTSRLVSSLTGYQVQFNKAIVGKNAFAHSSGIHQDGVLKERATFEIIDPKKVGISESALVLGKTSGRHAFRKHLESLGYQLADDELEKAFERFKDLADKKAEITDIDLAAILADEVRTASDVYTLEYIHVCSGTDTTPTATVRLRKNGEVIEKTSIGDGQVDAACKAIKRATGVRGELISYNVNSITEGLDAQGDVTIQLEINGKSVLGRGVSTDIIEASARAYLNAINKALSS; encoded by the coding sequence ATGACTATAGATAAAAATCGCATATACCTTTTCGATACAACTTTACGAGATGGTGAGCAATCTCCAGGAATAAGCTTGAGCACCAGGGAGAAGCTAGAGATAGCTGACCAGTTAGCTAAACTTGGCATAGATGTCATAGAGGCGGGGTTTCCAATAACTTCTCCAGGAGATTTTGAGGCGGTAAGTGCTATCGCTGAGAAGGTGCGTAAACCGGTAATCGCCGCACTGGCAAGAGTCATTGATGCCGATATAGACAGGGCTGCAGAAGCTTTAAAGAAGGCTGAGCGTCCGCGTATCCACACCTTTGTTATGTCTTCAGATATACAAATAGAGCGTCAGCTTAGGAAAACGAGAGAAGAAGTGCTCAAGATGGCGGTGGCGGCTGTTAAGCGGGCAAAGTCTTATTTCGAAGATGTTGAGTTTTCGCCGATGGACGCAACCCGCGCCGACTTTAATTTTCTCTGCAAGCTTGTCGAGGCGACCATTGAAAGCGGGGCGACAGTTATAAATATACCTGATACGGTTGGATATGCGACACCTGACGAGTTCGGGAGGCTAATAGCCGATCTTTTCAAAGCGGTCCCCGCATTGAACGATGTCATAGTTAGCGTACATTGCCATAATGACCTTGGTATGGCGACTGCAAATGCGCTAGCCGCTATTATAAACGGGGCTACGCAAGTTGAAGGTACGATCAATGGCATTGGGGAGCGTGCAGGGAATACCGCACTTGAGGAAATTACGATGATACTTGATACGAGACGCCAAACTCTCGGCAAGTATACGAACATAAAAACAGAGGAAATCGCAAAAACAAGTCGTCTGGTAAGCAGTCTAACCGGGTATCAAGTGCAGTTTAACAAAGCGATTGTCGGCAAAAACGCGTTTGCTCACTCCTCTGGCATTCACCAGGACGGCGTGCTTAAAGAACGCGCAACATTTGAGATCATCGACCCCAAGAAGGTCGGCATAAGCGAGAGCGCGCTTGTTCTTGGCAAAACGTCGGGAAGACACGCGTTCAGAAAGCATCTGGAATCCTTGGGATATCAGCTTGCCGATGATGAGCTTGAAAAGGCATTCGAGCGGTTTAAAGACCTGGCCGACAAGAAGGCAGAAATAACTGATATCGATTTAGCGGCGATACTGGCCGATGAGGTCAGGACTGCCTCGGATGTATACACACTTGAGTATATCCACGTTTGTAGTGGCACCGATACCACGCCTACTGCGACTGTTCGGCTTCGAAAAAATGGTGAGGTAATTGAGAAAACCTCCATTGGCGATGGCCAGGTTGACGCAGCTTGCAAAGCGATTAAGCGGGCGACCGGTGTAAGGGGCGAGCTCATTAGCTACAATGTTAACTCAATTACTGAGGGTCTTGACGCTCAGGGTGATGTTACCATCCAACTGGAGATTAATGGCAAATCTGTGCTAGGTAGGGGTGTTAGCACAGACATTATTGAAGCCAGCGCCAGAGCCTATCTTAACGCAATCAATAAAGCATTGAGTAGTTAA
- the leuC gene encoding 3-isopropylmalate dehydratase large subunit, translating to MGMTITEKILAAHAGKDKVSPGDLVNIRLDLVLSNDITAPIAIKQFKEIGVEEVFDKDKVVMVPDHFAPNKDIDSAEQCKMVRMFAHEQDLTNYFEVGRMGIEHALLPEQGLVLPGDAVIGADSHTCTYGGLGAFSTGMGSTDIAAAMATGETWLKVPSTIKFVFNGTLNPWVSGKDLILYTIGQIGVDGALYQAMEFTGEAISALSMDSRFSMCNMAIEAGGKSGIIEPDQKTLEYIQGRSNREHSIYKSDNDAEYAGVYEWDARNIELQVAFPHLPSNTRGISEVGEIIIDQVVIGSCTNGRLEDLRIAAQILKGREVNKKVRCIIIPATQEIYRQAMREGLLDIFIEAKAAVSTPTCGPCLGGHMGILAKGERALATTNRNFVGRMGHPESEVYLSGPAVAAASAIAGKIIGPEQL from the coding sequence ATGGGGATGACTATAACTGAGAAAATTCTTGCAGCCCATGCAGGAAAAGACAAGGTAAGTCCCGGCGACTTGGTTAATATACGGTTAGATCTTGTTCTGAGCAATGACATAACGGCTCCAATTGCGATAAAGCAGTTTAAAGAGATAGGTGTCGAAGAAGTTTTTGATAAGGATAAAGTGGTTATGGTACCCGATCACTTTGCGCCTAATAAAGATATCGATTCGGCTGAGCAGTGCAAGATGGTAAGGATGTTTGCCCATGAGCAAGATCTTACCAACTACTTTGAAGTAGGAAGGATGGGTATTGAGCACGCACTTCTTCCTGAGCAGGGCCTTGTTCTGCCAGGAGATGCAGTTATAGGTGCGGATTCTCATACTTGCACCTATGGTGGCCTTGGTGCGTTCTCAACTGGGATGGGAAGTACCGACATTGCAGCTGCTATGGCAACGGGAGAGACATGGCTTAAAGTCCCGTCGACAATCAAGTTTGTTTTTAACGGTACGCTTAACCCGTGGGTTTCGGGGAAAGACCTTATTCTTTATACAATAGGTCAAATTGGGGTAGATGGCGCGCTCTATCAGGCGATGGAGTTTACCGGAGAGGCGATATCTGCTCTCTCGATGGACAGCAGGTTTTCCATGTGCAATATGGCGATCGAGGCGGGCGGCAAATCAGGCATTATCGAGCCTGATCAAAAAACACTTGAGTATATACAAGGTCGCTCAAACCGTGAGCACTCTATCTATAAGAGCGATAACGACGCCGAGTATGCAGGCGTATATGAGTGGGATGCCCGCAACATCGAGCTGCAGGTCGCATTCCCACATCTACCATCAAATACTCGCGGCATAAGCGAAGTTGGGGAGATTATTATTGACCAGGTAGTTATCGGTTCATGCACGAACGGTAGACTCGAAGATTTAAGAATCGCAGCACAAATTCTTAAAGGTCGTGAAGTGAATAAGAAGGTTCGCTGTATTATTATTCCTGCCACTCAGGAGATCTATCGCCAGGCTATGAGAGAAGGTCTGCTGGATATATTTATTGAAGCCAAAGCGGCCGTAAGTACGCCGACATGTGGTCCCTGCCTTGGTGGGCATATGGGTATTCTTGCAAAAGGCGAGAGAGCCCTCGCAACCACCAACAGGAACTTTGTTGGCCGTATGGGCCATCCGGAGAGCGAAGTTTACTTAAGCGGTCCCGCAGTTGCAGCGGCTTCGGCAATAGCAGGCAAGATTATTGGCCCAGAACAGCTGTAG
- the leuD gene encoding 3-isopropylmalate dehydratase small subunit, giving the protein MNYKGKAWKFGRDIDTDLIIPARYLKTSDPAELGKHAMEDADPEFVSKISIGDIIVAEENFGCGSSREHAPIAIKAAGISCVIAKSFARIFYRNAINMGLPILESPEAVDGINPGDEVQVDTDKGEIANLTTGEVYQAKPFPEFISNIIRQGGLINYVKDKVKSKPAAL; this is encoded by the coding sequence ATGAATTATAAAGGCAAAGCTTGGAAATTCGGGAGAGATATCGATACAGATTTAATAATACCTGCGCGTTACTTGAAAACTAGCGATCCGGCGGAACTTGGCAAGCACGCTATGGAAGATGCCGACCCCGAGTTTGTTAGCAAGATAAGCATAGGCGACATTATTGTAGCCGAGGAGAACTTTGGCTGCGGCTCATCAAGGGAGCACGCGCCGATTGCAATTAAGGCAGCTGGTATATCCTGCGTAATTGCCAAATCTTTTGCTAGGATATTTTATCGCAATGCGATTAATATGGGTCTTCCTATCCTGGAGAGCCCAGAGGCAGTAGACGGTATTAATCCTGGAGATGAAGTTCAGGTTGATACAGATAAAGGCGAGATAGCCAATCTTACAACCGGCGAAGTATACCAGGCAAAGCCTTTTCCAGAGTTTATTAGCAATATCATCCGTCAGGGCGGACTGATAAATTACGTAAAAGATAAGGTAAAAAGCAAGCCGGCAGCCCTATAA
- a CDS encoding 3-isopropylmalate dehydrogenase — protein sequence MPGDGTGPEVIREALKVLEAASEVAGFSYELVHYDFGGDRYLATGEILPDSAIEEFRQLDAILLGAIGHPDVKPGILEKGILLRTRFELDQYINLRPVKLYPGVYTPIKDKGPEDIDFVVVRENTEGLYAGAGGFLKKGTPDEVAVQESINTRKGAERCIRYAFNYARERNKEKKLTLCGKTNVLTYAFDLWERAFYDVAKEYPDIKTDYAHVDAICMWFVKNPEWFDVVVTDNMFGDIITDLGAMIQGGMGIAAGGNINPEGVSMFEPIGGSAPKYTGMNIINPLAAISAAQLMLEHLGQKDVAKKIEAAVMKVTGEKLKSLAAGQMGYSTSEVGDMVANFVREG from the coding sequence ATGCCCGGTGATGGAACCGGTCCTGAAGTCATAAGGGAAGCATTAAAAGTTTTAGAGGCGGCAAGCGAGGTCGCGGGCTTTAGCTACGAGCTAGTTCACTACGATTTTGGTGGTGACAGGTATTTGGCAACCGGCGAGATTCTGCCCGATTCTGCAATCGAGGAATTCCGTCAGCTGGATGCAATCCTGCTTGGTGCAATTGGTCATCCAGATGTCAAACCAGGAATTCTTGAGAAAGGCATTCTTTTAAGGACAAGGTTTGAGCTTGACCAGTATATAAACTTAAGGCCGGTAAAACTCTATCCGGGCGTTTACACGCCGATCAAAGATAAAGGTCCTGAAGACATAGATTTTGTTGTAGTGCGTGAAAATACAGAGGGTCTTTATGCCGGTGCGGGTGGTTTTTTAAAAAAAGGAACACCTGATGAAGTGGCCGTGCAGGAGAGCATAAACACGCGCAAAGGTGCGGAGCGCTGCATCCGCTATGCCTTCAACTACGCCCGAGAGCGTAACAAAGAAAAAAAACTCACCCTTTGCGGTAAGACCAACGTTTTAACGTATGCATTTGACCTCTGGGAGCGTGCATTCTACGATGTAGCGAAGGAATACCCGGATATTAAGACAGATTATGCGCATGTTGATGCAATCTGCATGTGGTTTGTTAAAAACCCGGAGTGGTTTGATGTCGTTGTGACAGACAACATGTTTGGTGATATTATCACGGACCTTGGTGCGATGATTCAAGGCGGTATGGGAATTGCTGCAGGCGGAAATATCAACCCTGAAGGCGTTTCGATGTTTGAGCCTATCGGCGGCTCTGCCCCGAAATATACGGGCATGAACATAATAAATCCGCTGGCTGCAATCTCGGCCGCTCAGCTAATGCTTGAGCATCTTGGCCAGAAGGATGTCGCAAAGAAGATCGAAGCAGCCGTTATGAAGGTCACAGGCGAGAAACTAAAGAGCCTTGCCGCTGGCCAGATGGGATATAGCACGTCCGAGGTCGGCGATATGGTCGCTAATTTTGTGAGAGAAGGATAG
- a CDS encoding branched-chain amino acid transaminase yields MPIEKVDKIWLNGEFVDWDKAQVHVLTHALHYGSGVFEGIRAYETPRGTAVFRLTEHIKRLHDSAKVYMMPVPYSVEELVKATKELVSINGLKSCYIRPIVYRGYGEMGLNPLNAPVDVAIAMWSWGTYLGDDGLKNGIRAMISSFRRIDPNSLPPAAKATGQYINSILAKLEAIYSNYEEAIMLDSRGFVSEGTGENIFVVKNGVIHTPSTASSILEGITRDTVMELARDMGFEVVERDLVRSDLFLADEIFVTGTAAEITPIREVDKREIGKPGPVTVALQEKFFAVVKGEDEKYSHWLEHIEVEEKSPAF; encoded by the coding sequence ATGCCTATTGAGAAAGTTGATAAGATATGGCTAAACGGAGAGTTTGTGGACTGGGACAAAGCGCAGGTACACGTATTGACCCATGCCTTACATTATGGGTCGGGCGTATTTGAGGGCATTAGGGCGTATGAAACTCCCAGAGGCACTGCGGTGTTTCGTCTAACTGAGCATATCAAGAGGCTTCATGACTCAGCGAAAGTATATATGATGCCGGTGCCGTATTCGGTTGAGGAGCTTGTCAAGGCCACAAAAGAGCTCGTAAGCATCAATGGGCTTAAGAGCTGCTATATTCGACCAATTGTTTATAGAGGTTACGGCGAGATGGGTTTAAACCCTCTTAACGCACCGGTCGATGTTGCCATTGCGATGTGGTCCTGGGGAACCTACCTTGGTGACGACGGGCTCAAAAATGGTATAAGAGCGATGATCTCCTCATTCAGAAGGATAGATCCGAACTCTCTGCCGCCCGCCGCAAAAGCCACAGGGCAATATATAAACTCAATTCTTGCTAAACTGGAGGCTATCTACAGCAACTACGAAGAGGCAATCATGCTTGATTCCAGGGGGTTTGTTTCAGAAGGAACCGGCGAGAATATATTCGTGGTCAAAAACGGCGTTATCCATACGCCATCGACTGCATCGAGCATACTGGAAGGTATAACCAGAGATACTGTGATGGAGCTGGCAAGAGATATGGGCTTTGAAGTGGTCGAGCGCGATCTTGTAAGGTCTGACCTCTTCTTAGCCGATGAGATATTCGTAACTGGAACTGCAGCTGAGATAACGCCTATTAGAGAGGTAGACAAGCGGGAGATAGGCAAACCCGGCCCGGTTACGGTTGCGCTTCAGGAAAAATTCTTTGCGGTGGTAAAGGGCGAAGATGAGAAATATTCTCACTGGCTAGAGCATATAGAAGTGGAGGAAAAATCCCCCGCTTTTTAA
- the cimA gene encoding citramalate synthase, whose amino-acid sequence MAEVKLYDTTLRDGSQRERISFSVTDKLKITRELDKLGIHYIEGGWPGSNPKDTEYFQRVRDLRLNNAKIIAFGSTRRKDIRAEDDSNLKALVASGAAGACIVGKCWHIHVEKALRTTREENLNMIFDSVAYLKKNGLEVFFDAEHFFDGFKDDPDYALSALKAAEDAGADWLVLCDTNGGTMPFEIKDIIEAVMQKAKAPIGIHTHNDSECAVANSIIAVQAGATQVQGTINGYGERCGNANLCSIIPALQLKLGIEVVSAEQLKLLTEVSNFVSEIANLSPYPHQAYVGQSAFAHKAGLHTSAVEREEKGYAHIDPSLVGNIQRVIVSELAGRSTIVLKAQELGIDLSGEPHKVNDILNRIKGLEHVGYHFEAADASLEIFLRKSLGIHPQFFKLERFRVIMEKREDGKVATEATIKLQVSGKTVIETAEGNGPVNALDGALRKAIQSVYPALADIELNDFKVRVLDEKKGTGAVTRVLIESGDGKKTWGTIGVSENIIEASWQALVDSIEYGLMHKRVHEENGLNGLGA is encoded by the coding sequence ATGGCAGAAGTCAAACTATACGACACAACACTAAGAGATGGTTCGCAGCGCGAGAGGATATCGTTTTCCGTAACGGATAAACTGAAAATTACTCGCGAGCTAGATAAGCTTGGTATTCACTATATTGAAGGCGGTTGGCCAGGTTCCAATCCAAAGGATACCGAGTATTTCCAGCGTGTGCGCGATTTGCGGCTTAATAATGCAAAGATAATTGCGTTTGGAAGCACCCGGAGAAAAGATATAAGAGCTGAAGACGATTCCAATTTGAAAGCACTTGTCGCTAGCGGCGCTGCCGGTGCATGTATAGTTGGCAAATGCTGGCATATCCATGTTGAGAAGGCTTTAAGAACCACACGCGAAGAGAATCTCAATATGATCTTTGATTCAGTTGCTTATCTAAAGAAAAATGGTCTTGAGGTGTTTTTTGACGCCGAGCACTTTTTTGATGGATTTAAAGACGACCCGGATTATGCGCTCTCTGCACTAAAGGCAGCGGAGGATGCCGGCGCCGATTGGCTGGTTCTTTGCGATACAAACGGCGGTACGATGCCCTTCGAAATCAAGGATATTATCGAGGCGGTGATGCAAAAAGCCAAAGCTCCAATCGGAATACACACGCATAACGATTCGGAATGTGCAGTCGCAAACTCGATAATCGCTGTGCAGGCGGGGGCAACCCAGGTGCAGGGCACCATCAATGGCTATGGCGAGCGCTGCGGTAATGCAAATCTGTGCTCAATAATACCGGCGCTTCAATTGAAGCTTGGCATCGAAGTTGTTTCAGCTGAGCAGCTAAAGCTGCTGACTGAAGTATCGAACTTCGTAAGCGAGATTGCCAATCTAAGTCCTTACCCACATCAGGCCTACGTTGGCCAGAGTGCTTTTGCACATAAGGCGGGACTTCATACAAGCGCAGTCGAACGTGAAGAGAAGGGTTATGCACATATCGACCCAAGTCTGGTCGGAAATATCCAGAGAGTCATTGTTTCTGAACTTGCCGGAAGAAGCACCATTGTTCTTAAAGCCCAGGAACTGGGCATTGACCTTTCCGGCGAGCCGCACAAAGTAAACGATATCCTTAACCGCATAAAGGGCTTAGAGCATGTCGGATACCACTTCGAGGCGGCTGACGCGTCTCTTGAGATATTTCTGCGGAAATCATTGGGCATTCATCCCCAGTTCTTTAAACTTGAACGATTTAGGGTAATCATGGAGAAGCGCGAAGACGGCAAAGTGGCAACTGAGGCTACAATCAAGCTTCAAGTTAGCGGTAAGACGGTTATCGAGACTGCAGAGGGAAATGGCCCTGTAAACGCGCTTGATGGTGCCTTAAGAAAAGCTATACAGTCAGTTTACCCGGCGCTTGCTGACATCGAACTTAACGATTTTAAGGTCCGCGTACTTGACGAAAAGAAGGGCACAGGTGCAGTTACCAGGGTTCTTATCGAGAGCGGTGATGGCAAAAAAACCTGGGGCACTATCGGCGTATCGGAGAATATTATCGAGGCGAGCTGGCAAGCCCTGGTTGACAGTATCGAGTACGGGCTAATGCATAAGAGGGTGCACGAAGAGAACGGACTTAATGGTCTCGGTGCATAA
- a CDS encoding fumarylacetoacetate hydrolase family protein, protein MKYVRFSYGGPVYYGILEGDTVRQIDGTPFRPFIPTEKIYPLEKVRLFEPTIPSKVVAVGLNYTDHAHELGMEIPDEPLIFLKPPSSVIGTDESIIYPSMSKHVEYEAELAIVMKEVARHVAPTKALDYILGFACANDVTARDLQKKDGQWTRAKGFDTFCPLGPCIVSDIDPHHLSIELKVNGETKQSSNTMNMIFRPETLISFISHVMTLCPGDVILTGTPPGVGPITPGDEVEVTIQEIGTLKNKVIKL, encoded by the coding sequence TTGAAATACGTTCGGTTCTCATATGGTGGGCCGGTTTATTATGGGATTTTAGAGGGCGATACCGTCAGGCAAATCGATGGAACTCCTTTTCGACCTTTCATACCAACTGAGAAAATATATCCGCTTGAAAAGGTGAGGCTTTTTGAGCCAACTATCCCATCAAAAGTAGTAGCGGTTGGCCTAAATTATACTGATCATGCGCATGAACTCGGCATGGAGATTCCTGATGAGCCGCTGATTTTCCTTAAGCCTCCATCGTCGGTAATTGGAACCGACGAGTCAATTATTTATCCCAGCATGAGCAAGCATGTTGAGTATGAGGCTGAGCTTGCAATTGTAATGAAAGAGGTAGCGCGGCATGTGGCGCCTACCAAGGCCCTTGATTACATCCTTGGGTTTGCTTGTGCAAATGATGTGACCGCGCGCGATCTTCAGAAGAAAGATGGTCAATGGACAAGGGCAAAGGGTTTCGACACGTTTTGTCCACTTGGCCCTTGCATAGTAAGTGATATAGATCCACACCACCTCAGTATTGAGCTGAAAGTAAACGGTGAGACCAAGCAGTCATCCAACACAATGAATATGATTTTTAGACCCGAAACTCTTATTTCCTTTATCTCTCACGTTATGACTCTCTGCCCGGGAGACGTTATATTAACAGGGACTCCACCCGGTGTTGGGCCGATAACTCCTGGCGATGAGGTCGAAGTTACGATTCAAGAGATAGGCACGCTAAAGAATAAGGTTATCAAGTTGTAA
- a CDS encoding MBL fold metallo-hydrolase, with protein sequence MPELIQIKENIYYLTDSHHTNIGIVEIGDNRTVAVDSGMNDADGQMILAALESKGLGLAAIINTHSHADHYGGNNYLVGETACKVYAPPIEAAIMANPSLESFYLYGAYPPAELRQPFLMAKVSPVDVLLDEPAVKIGDMTFDIVTLKGHSPNQIGVVVDGVFFCSDSVFSSRAWERLVLVYAMDIGETIKSIEKLKKVQAESFVPSHDVPTGDITELVDLNLAWVQSIIDSLLKIIRMPNDTATILREICDKYGLKIRNLQQYYLCLDTLKAYLSFLLEKGLATYEFAANRLIWRSVG encoded by the coding sequence ATGCCGGAATTGATACAAATCAAAGAGAACATCTACTACCTAACTGATTCCCACCACACAAATATTGGAATCGTCGAGATAGGCGACAACCGGACCGTTGCCGTAGATAGCGGTATGAATGATGCCGATGGCCAGATGATTTTAGCAGCACTAGAATCCAAAGGGCTTGGGCTTGCTGCAATAATCAATACGCACTCTCATGCCGACCACTACGGTGGCAATAACTATCTAGTCGGTGAGACCGCGTGCAAGGTTTATGCGCCGCCTATCGAAGCGGCCATAATGGCCAACCCATCCCTTGAGTCTTTTTATCTCTACGGTGCCTATCCGCCAGCAGAGCTTCGCCAGCCTTTCTTAATGGCAAAAGTATCTCCTGTTGATGTGCTACTAGATGAGCCTGCTGTAAAGATAGGTGACATGACCTTTGATATAGTTACACTTAAGGGGCACTCTCCGAATCAGATTGGAGTCGTTGTCGACGGCGTATTTTTTTGTAGCGACAGCGTATTTTCTTCCAGGGCATGGGAGCGCTTGGTTCTGGTTTATGCAATGGACATTGGTGAGACGATTAAGTCCATTGAGAAGTTAAAGAAAGTGCAAGCTGAGAGCTTTGTACCATCTCATGATGTGCCAACAGGCGATATTACAGAGCTGGTTGATTTAAATCTAGCCTGGGTTCAGTCGATTATCGATAGTCTTCTTAAAATCATCCGCATGCCGAATGATACTGCGACCATTCTGCGAGAAATATGCGACAAATACGGCCTTAAAATTCGCAATCTGCAGCAATACTATCTTTGTTTAGACACCTTAAAAGCGTACCTTAGCTTTCTCTTGGAAAAAGGTCTGGCCACTTACGAATTTGCCGCAAACCGCCTCATATGGCGATCTGTAGGGTAA